Proteins encoded by one window of Candidatus Binatia bacterium:
- the metH gene encoding methionine synthase has protein sequence MTIAIDKAWNPRARLLAEDLQSRILVLDGAMGTMIQSYGLEEKDFRGERFASWPKDLQGNNDLVTLVRPDIIRAIHEAYFEAGADIVETNTFNSTAVSQADYGAESLVVELNRRGAEVAREAAAAVEAKHPGRRCYVAGGIGPTNRTASISPDVGDSSLRNITFEELVVTYREAAGALIDGGVDLLLVETVFDTLNAKAAIFAIEETFEARGVRVPVVISGTITDASGRTLSGQTPTAFWYSVRHARPIAVGLNCALGAKELRAHIEELSSVADSLISAYPNAGLPNQFGGYDDTPEQMAVQIREWAESGFLNIVGGCCGTTPAHIEAIADAVRGLPPRRIPQLETRCRLSGLLPLEIGPDSLFVNLGERTNVTGSKRFSDLVLAGDYETAIEVARQQVEAGAQMIDVNMDEGLLDSEKAMTKFLNMVACEPAVASVPIVVDSSKWSVIEAGLRCVQGKGVVNSISLKEGEESFLEHARKVRRYGAAVIVMAFDEQGQADTAERKVAICTRAYRLLTGKAGFAPEDIIFDPNIFAVATGIEEHANYAIAYFDAVRAIRRELPNAMVSGGVSNVSFSFRGNNPVREAIHSAFLFHAIRAGMTMGIVNAGALPVYENIDPVLRDLVEDVLLNRRSDSTERLTEFAEGYRGTAGAKGQDLSWREAPVGKRLEHALVQGIADFVVADTEEARLAASHPLEVIEGPLMTGMNVVGDLFGAGKMFLPQVVKSARVMKKAVAHLVPYLEALKADGAASSKGRVVMATVKGDVHDIGKNIVGVVLQCNNFEVFDLGVMVSCERILAAAREHDCDLIGLSGLITPSLEEMSHVAREMERQGFSLPLLIGGATTSRVHTAVKIEPHYSGPVLHVLDASRGVGVATALTSPALREPLVVQTRREYAELRERHGARQQAVRNVTLAKARANAQKTDWQTYAVPRPKHPGLTVLGDVPLASLVAYIDWTPFFQTWELSGRYPKILEDPVVGEAARNLWADARRMLDWLVKGGRLRARAVVGLWPAARDGDDVTIFTDETRTEARATAHFLRQQIAKPPGRPNLCLADLVAPADSGARDWIGGFAVTAGLGLDPIVAEFEKAHDDYSAILCKALADRLAEALAEFAHEKVRRELWGYAPEEALDNDARIAERYRGIRPAPGYPACPDHAGKPGLFELLDAGANAEMTLTESYAMLPTAAVSGYYFSHPDSAYFGVGRIDRDQVADYAARCGVGIAAIERRLASNLAYDSRDDPDPPKDRGDRANEARAGAAS, from the coding sequence ATGACCATCGCGATCGACAAGGCCTGGAACCCGCGCGCCCGCCTTCTGGCCGAGGATCTGCAGAGCCGCATCCTCGTGCTCGACGGCGCAATGGGCACGATGATCCAGAGCTACGGGCTGGAAGAGAAGGATTTTCGCGGCGAGCGCTTCGCCTCGTGGCCGAAAGACCTGCAGGGCAACAACGACCTCGTCACGCTGGTGCGCCCGGACATCATCCGCGCCATCCACGAGGCGTACTTCGAGGCCGGCGCCGACATCGTCGAGACGAACACGTTCAACTCGACCGCGGTGTCCCAGGCGGATTACGGCGCAGAGTCGCTGGTGGTCGAGCTCAATCGCCGCGGCGCGGAAGTCGCGCGCGAGGCGGCCGCCGCTGTCGAAGCCAAGCATCCGGGGCGCCGCTGCTACGTGGCCGGCGGCATCGGCCCGACCAACCGCACCGCGTCGATCTCGCCCGACGTCGGCGACTCCTCGCTGCGCAACATCACGTTCGAAGAGCTCGTCGTCACGTACCGGGAAGCGGCCGGCGCGCTGATCGACGGCGGCGTCGACCTGCTGCTCGTCGAGACCGTCTTCGACACGCTCAACGCAAAGGCGGCGATTTTCGCGATCGAGGAGACGTTCGAGGCGCGCGGCGTACGCGTGCCGGTGGTGATCTCGGGCACCATTACCGATGCGAGCGGCCGCACGCTGTCGGGGCAGACTCCGACGGCGTTCTGGTACTCGGTGCGGCACGCACGGCCGATCGCCGTCGGGCTCAACTGCGCGCTCGGCGCCAAAGAGCTCCGCGCCCACATAGAGGAGCTTTCGTCGGTTGCCGACTCATTGATCAGCGCCTACCCGAACGCCGGGCTGCCCAACCAGTTCGGCGGCTATGACGACACGCCCGAGCAGATGGCCGTGCAGATCCGCGAGTGGGCCGAATCGGGCTTCCTCAACATCGTCGGCGGCTGCTGCGGCACGACGCCGGCGCACATCGAGGCGATCGCCGATGCCGTGCGCGGTCTGCCCCCGCGCAGGATCCCGCAGCTCGAGACACGCTGCCGCCTTTCGGGTCTGCTTCCGCTCGAGATCGGGCCCGACTCGCTGTTCGTCAACCTCGGCGAGCGAACCAACGTGACCGGCAGCAAGCGCTTTTCCGATCTCGTCCTCGCGGGCGACTACGAGACCGCGATCGAGGTCGCGCGCCAGCAGGTCGAAGCCGGCGCGCAGATGATCGACGTCAACATGGACGAGGGCCTGCTCGATTCCGAGAAGGCCATGACGAAGTTCCTCAACATGGTCGCCTGCGAGCCCGCCGTGGCGAGCGTGCCGATCGTCGTCGACTCCTCGAAGTGGAGCGTCATCGAGGCCGGGCTGCGCTGCGTCCAGGGCAAGGGCGTCGTCAACTCGATCAGCCTGAAGGAAGGCGAAGAGTCCTTCCTCGAGCACGCGCGCAAGGTGCGGCGCTACGGCGCCGCCGTCATCGTCATGGCCTTCGACGAGCAGGGCCAGGCCGACACGGCCGAGCGCAAGGTGGCCATATGCACGCGTGCGTATCGCCTGCTGACCGGGAAGGCCGGTTTTGCGCCCGAGGACATCATCTTCGATCCGAACATCTTTGCCGTAGCTACCGGCATCGAGGAGCACGCGAACTACGCGATCGCCTACTTCGACGCCGTGCGCGCGATCCGGCGCGAGCTGCCGAATGCGATGGTCAGCGGCGGCGTCAGCAACGTGTCGTTCTCGTTTCGCGGCAACAACCCGGTGCGCGAGGCGATCCACTCGGCGTTTCTGTTTCACGCGATCCGCGCAGGCATGACGATGGGCATCGTCAATGCCGGCGCGCTGCCGGTCTACGAGAACATCGACCCCGTGCTGCGCGACCTGGTCGAGGACGTGCTGCTCAACCGCCGCAGCGACTCGACCGAGCGCCTGACCGAATTCGCCGAGGGTTACCGCGGCACCGCCGGCGCCAAGGGCCAGGATCTTTCGTGGCGCGAGGCTCCGGTCGGCAAGCGCCTCGAGCACGCTCTCGTCCAGGGCATCGCAGACTTCGTCGTCGCCGATACCGAGGAAGCGCGTCTGGCGGCGAGTCATCCCCTCGAAGTGATCGAGGGCCCGCTGATGACCGGCATGAACGTCGTCGGCGACCTGTTCGGCGCAGGAAAGATGTTCCTGCCCCAGGTGGTCAAGAGCGCGCGCGTCATGAAGAAGGCCGTCGCCCACCTCGTGCCGTACCTCGAGGCGCTCAAGGCCGACGGCGCAGCGTCGTCGAAAGGGCGCGTCGTGATGGCCACCGTCAAGGGCGACGTGCACGACATCGGCAAGAACATCGTCGGCGTCGTCCTTCAGTGCAACAACTTCGAAGTCTTCGACCTCGGGGTGATGGTGTCGTGCGAGCGCATCCTCGCGGCTGCGCGCGAGCACGACTGCGACCTCATCGGGCTTTCGGGCCTGATCACGCCGTCCCTGGAAGAGATGAGCCACGTGGCACGCGAGATGGAGCGCCAGGGCTTCTCGCTGCCGCTCCTGATCGGCGGCGCGACCACTTCCAGGGTGCACACGGCGGTAAAGATCGAGCCGCACTACAGCGGCCCGGTGCTGCACGTGCTCGATGCCTCGCGCGGCGTCGGCGTGGCGACCGCGCTGACGAGCCCTGCGCTGCGCGAGCCGCTGGTCGTCCAGACTCGCCGCGAGTATGCGGAGCTTCGCGAGCGCCACGGCGCGCGCCAGCAGGCGGTGCGCAACGTGACGCTGGCCAAGGCGCGTGCCAACGCGCAGAAGACCGACTGGCAGACTTACGCTGTGCCGCGGCCGAAACACCCGGGCCTCACGGTGCTGGGCGACGTGCCCCTTGCTTCGCTGGTCGCCTACATCGACTGGACGCCGTTCTTCCAGACCTGGGAGCTGTCGGGCCGCTATCCGAAGATCCTCGAGGATCCGGTCGTCGGCGAGGCGGCGAGAAACCTGTGGGCAGATGCGCGCCGCATGCTCGACTGGCTGGTCAAAGGCGGGCGCCTGCGCGCTCGTGCCGTCGTCGGGCTGTGGCCGGCGGCCCGCGATGGCGATGATGTGACGATTTTCACCGACGAGACGCGAACCGAGGCGAGGGCGACGGCGCACTTCCTGCGCCAGCAGATTGCCAAGCCACCGGGCAGGCCGAACCTGTGCCTTGCCGACCTCGTCGCGCCGGCGGACAGCGGCGCCCGGGACTGGATCGGCGGGTTTGCGGTGACCGCGGGGCTGGGCCTGGATCCGATCGTCGCCGAGTTCGAGAAGGCGCACGACGATTACTCGGCCATCCTCTGCAAGGCACTGGCCGATCGCCTGGCCGAAGCCCTTGCCGAATTCGCGCACGAGAAAGTGCGACGGGAATTGTGGGGCTATGCGCCGGAGGAGGCGCTCGACAACGACGCGCGCATCGCCGAGCGCTATCGCGGCATCCGTCCGGCTCCCGGCTATCCGGCCTGCCCCGACCATGCGGGCAAGCCGGGCCTGTTCGAGCTG
- a CDS encoding glycoside hydrolase domain-containing protein: MLSGPLLRPRRILIAILAVALAAAAAVVVDVGPRNLARMAWRRVQKSADRRNRWIEPDAATNPAPVTPEEKSRGFSVFTRSTLLRINAGDPPDTGETPAALHAQAAWNQREALQLGVHALRSINALTASPSDLHDDAGDVLPAAAIDVRMERFYSLALSIKVHNRFGVVPKTLEPAVSIAAPSGSTRPFWLTVHVPDAQPAGLYRGTVSVTADSSTVEVPIDVDVLGLALDEAPILLGPLSLPVLRNFSRSGLERGGEIARRADLIFRDIRDHGMTTLSLWSGRASRRERGRLVLPDLEMAMEMFRRDGFPQPLLFAPVNLLFTNKLGRTANYRHYHSVTAVPMARDIATTYTARARELGLPGLILDPVEEPNYALGLDRHDPPDLRQRIARELLAAMKEAGATTAMTCTPETASVGAGNLDYWLVAYKRFTPGVFDKARKAGAHAAMYNNATLTGNGTSFSRFFFGYYPWATGLDGMMAWTYPMIQKRFPANMDASRAEGPLDVRDGFLGRDGKPVPTIQWELAREGVDDARYLATIARLAASARSIGSPGATQAADEADRFFASLRASVGRDPHRYAFENPKTLAPARAVGWDWTDFEATRRRSFELARELAAVIGGPPAGRLSGLQPGTARLNASSRASR; this comes from the coding sequence ATGCTTTCGGGCCCACTGCTGCGCCCCCGCCGCATCCTCATCGCCATCCTGGCCGTCGCACTCGCTGCCGCCGCCGCGGTGGTCGTCGACGTCGGCCCGCGAAATCTCGCCAGGATGGCCTGGCGCCGCGTGCAGAAAAGCGCCGATCGGCGCAATCGCTGGATCGAGCCCGATGCGGCGACAAACCCGGCGCCGGTCACGCCCGAGGAGAAATCGCGCGGCTTCTCGGTCTTCACGCGCTCGACGCTTCTGCGCATCAACGCCGGCGATCCGCCCGACACCGGTGAGACTCCCGCTGCACTTCACGCCCAGGCCGCGTGGAACCAGCGCGAGGCCCTGCAGCTCGGCGTGCACGCGCTGAGGAGCATCAACGCCCTCACCGCCTCGCCCTCCGATCTCCACGACGACGCGGGAGACGTGCTGCCGGCGGCTGCCATCGACGTCCGCATGGAGCGTTTCTACTCGCTTGCGCTGTCGATCAAGGTCCACAACCGCTTCGGCGTAGTCCCGAAGACCCTCGAACCCGCGGTTTCCATCGCCGCGCCCTCCGGCAGCACGAGGCCCTTCTGGCTGACCGTGCACGTTCCCGACGCGCAGCCTGCCGGCCTCTACCGCGGCACCGTTTCCGTCACGGCGGACTCATCGACAGTCGAGGTTCCGATCGACGTGGATGTGCTCGGGCTCGCGCTGGACGAGGCTCCCATCCTGCTCGGACCGCTCAGCCTGCCGGTGCTTCGCAACTTCTCGCGGTCCGGCCTCGAGCGCGGCGGAGAAATCGCCAGGCGAGCCGACCTCATCTTCCGCGACATCCGCGATCACGGCATGACGACGCTCAGCCTGTGGTCGGGCCGCGCCTCGCGCCGCGAGCGCGGCAGGCTCGTGCTGCCCGATCTCGAGATGGCAATGGAGATGTTCCGGCGCGACGGATTTCCGCAGCCCCTTTTGTTCGCGCCGGTCAACCTGCTGTTTACGAACAAGCTCGGCCGCACCGCGAACTATCGTCACTACCATTCGGTCACGGCCGTGCCGATGGCACGCGACATCGCGACGACCTACACCGCGCGTGCGCGCGAGCTCGGGCTGCCCGGCCTGATCCTGGATCCCGTCGAAGAGCCGAACTACGCGCTCGGCCTCGACCGCCACGATCCTCCCGATCTTCGCCAGCGCATCGCCCGCGAGCTTCTCGCCGCGATGAAGGAAGCAGGCGCAACCACGGCGATGACGTGCACGCCCGAGACGGCCTCCGTCGGCGCCGGCAATCTCGATTACTGGCTGGTCGCGTACAAACGATTCACGCCGGGAGTCTTCGACAAGGCCAGGAAGGCCGGTGCCCACGCGGCGATGTACAACAACGCGACGCTGACCGGCAACGGCACGTCGTTCAGCCGTTTCTTCTTCGGGTACTATCCGTGGGCCACGGGCCTCGACGGCATGATGGCGTGGACCTACCCGATGATTCAGAAACGATTCCCGGCCAACATGGATGCATCGCGCGCCGAGGGACCTCTCGACGTTCGTGACGGCTTCCTCGGGCGCGACGGCAAGCCCGTTCCGACCATCCAGTGGGAGCTCGCGCGCGAAGGCGTCGACGACGCTCGCTACCTCGCAACGATTGCGCGGCTTGCCGCAAGCGCTCGCTCCATCGGTTCGCCCGGAGCAACGCAGGCTGCGGACGAGGCCGACCGCTTCTTCGCGTCGCTGCGCGCCTCCGTCGGACGCGACCCGCACCGCTACGCGTTCGAGAACCCGAAGACCCTGGCTCCAGCGCGCGCGGTCGGATGGGACTGGACCGATTTCGAGGCCACGCGAAGACGCAGCTTCGAGCTGGCAAGGGAGCTTGCGGCGGTAATTGGCGGTCCGCCGGCAGGTCGTCTTTCCGGCCTGCAACCGGGCACGGCGCGTCTCAACGCGTCGAGCCGGGCATCCAGATGA
- a CDS encoding TlpA disulfide reductase family protein yields MSRATLNRLVGGGALASALAVVLVLSRVAPAVADSAAADLQPATSAQLLGTVHGTGAKVVLVNLWATWCTPCREEFPDLLRFYRAYKDKGVRLLLVSGDFASDTAPAKEFLTSQGVDFPTYIKNEGDEAFINALDSQWTGALPATFVYDAAGKRIHSFLGPITYESLEHEVTPLLAGAT; encoded by the coding sequence ATGTCCCGAGCGACCCTGAACCGGCTCGTCGGAGGCGGTGCACTCGCAAGTGCACTGGCCGTTGTGCTCGTCCTCTCACGGGTAGCGCCCGCCGTCGCGGACAGTGCAGCGGCCGATTTGCAGCCCGCAACTTCCGCGCAGCTTCTCGGGACCGTGCACGGCACCGGCGCGAAGGTCGTCCTCGTCAACCTCTGGGCCACCTGGTGCACGCCGTGCCGCGAGGAATTCCCCGACCTCCTGCGTTTTTACCGCGCCTACAAGGACAAGGGCGTACGGCTGCTGCTCGTCTCCGGGGACTTCGCCTCCGACACGGCGCCCGCCAAGGAGTTCCTCACCTCCCAGGGCGTCGATTTCCCGACCTACATCAAGAACGAAGGCGACGAAGCGTTCATCAACGCCCTCGATTCGCAGTGGACCGGCGCGCTGCCCGCGACTTTCGTCTACGACGCCGCCGGCAAACGCATCCACTCGTTCCTCGGCCCGATTACCTATGAATCCCTCGAGCACGAGGTCACGCCGCTGCTGGCGGGGGCCACGTGA
- a CDS encoding thioredoxin family protein, whose translation MSKKTALLVSLALSALLSPALAWAVATGDPIPMKDAKLTNYDGHETTIADVHGSKGTLVVFTCNHCPYAKAWEDRIVALGNEYSKKGIGVIAINSNDSSAIPEDGIDQMKQHATGKSYGFAYAVDSTSGVAKAFGATKTPEVFLFDASGKLAYHGAIDDNSADAGAVKSHYLKDALDSVAGGKPVAVAETKALGCGIKFR comes from the coding sequence ATGAGCAAGAAAACCGCCCTTCTCGTTTCACTCGCCCTGTCCGCCCTGCTGAGCCCGGCTCTTGCGTGGGCCGTCGCGACCGGCGATCCGATCCCGATGAAAGACGCCAAGCTGACCAACTACGACGGCCACGAGACGACGATCGCCGACGTCCACGGCAGCAAGGGAACTCTCGTCGTATTCACCTGCAACCACTGCCCCTACGCCAAGGCCTGGGAAGACCGCATCGTCGCGCTCGGCAACGAGTATTCGAAGAAGGGCATCGGCGTCATCGCGATCAACTCGAACGACTCGAGCGCGATTCCCGAGGACGGCATCGACCAGATGAAGCAGCACGCGACCGGCAAGAGCTACGGCTTCGCGTATGCCGTGGATTCCACTTCGGGCGTCGCCAAGGCTTTCGGCGCGACCAAGACGCCGGAGGTGTTCCTGTTCGATGCGTCCGGCAAGCTCGCCTACCACGGCGCCATCGACGACAACTCCGCCGACGCCGGCGCGGTGAAGTCGCACTATCTGAAGGACGCGCTCGACTCGGTCGCAGGCGGAAAGCCCGTGGCCGTGGCCGAAACCAAGGCCCTCGGCTGCGGAATCAAGTTCCGCTAG
- a CDS encoding inositol monophosphatase family protein translates to MSRRPADVAEAVEAAKTAAAVAEKAGALLLGYFRSDSLAAELKHDYSIVTEADVAADHLIAAELGRSFPGDAILSEELAPTSGSSARCTWIVDPLDGTTNFALGVQHWGVSIARCDANGPDVGVLFFPALGELYVAARGAGARMNGAAIHVRAPAVPRQVGMIACCARTPRLFHVNLPMKVRVFGSAAYTLACVARGSAAIGMETRPKIWDLAAGWCLVVEAGGVIETLDSSRPFPPAAGRAYGDLSFPVRAAATEALLNLAREHIEPR, encoded by the coding sequence GTGAGCCGGCGTCCCGCCGATGTCGCCGAGGCCGTCGAAGCTGCAAAAACAGCCGCCGCGGTGGCCGAGAAGGCGGGCGCATTGCTGCTCGGGTATTTTCGCAGCGACTCGCTGGCTGCCGAGCTCAAGCACGACTATTCGATCGTCACCGAGGCGGATGTCGCTGCCGACCACCTGATCGCAGCCGAGCTCGGGCGCAGCTTTCCGGGCGACGCGATTCTCAGCGAAGAGCTGGCGCCCACGTCGGGCTCCAGTGCGCGCTGCACGTGGATCGTCGACCCGCTCGACGGCACGACCAACTTCGCGCTCGGCGTCCAGCACTGGGGCGTCTCGATCGCGCGCTGCGACGCGAACGGTCCGGACGTGGGCGTGCTGTTCTTTCCGGCGCTCGGCGAGCTTTACGTCGCGGCGCGCGGAGCAGGCGCGCGGATGAACGGCGCGGCCATCCACGTACGCGCGCCGGCGGTGCCGCGCCAGGTCGGCATGATCGCCTGCTGCGCGCGCACGCCTCGCCTGTTCCACGTCAACCTGCCGATGAAGGTGCGCGTGTTCGGCTCGGCTGCGTACACGCTGGCGTGCGTCGCCCGCGGCAGCGCCGCGATCGGCATGGAGACACGACCGAAGATCTGGGACCTCGCGGCCGGCTGGTGCCTGGTCGTCGAAGCGGGCGGTGTCATCGAGACCCTCGATTCGAGCAGGCCATTCCCGCCTGCTGCCGGGCGTGCCTACGGAGATCTCAGCTTCCCGGTGCGCGCCGCCGCGACAGAAGCGCTGCTGAACCTGGCCCGCGAGCACATCGAGCCGCGCTGA
- the nudC gene encoding NAD(+) diphosphatase: MNVFAGNPLDRAQSQRLDDAWLAAGLEDPGSRFLPLWKLEVLVKKDGSGLAWAKRGLLSRAGEQVRPILLGIRDGVAHYAVDVSALAEPARELGLLEVAHFIDVRAVAGQLASADSAIVAQARSLVDWHATHPFCARCGAATTVAQGGAMRVCDRCRAEHFPRVNPVVIMLVVRGDHCLLGRQAAWPRGMYSTLAGFVETGETIEEAVRREVREESGIEVGSVRYHSSQPWPFPSSLMIGCVAEATSEDVRIDSHEIEDARWFSRATIERVCRGESDESGLMLPPVLAIGRRLCDDWAGLTE; the protein is encoded by the coding sequence ATGAATGTTTTTGCCGGAAATCCCCTCGACCGCGCCCAGAGCCAGCGTCTCGACGACGCTTGGCTGGCAGCCGGCCTCGAGGACCCGGGCAGCCGCTTCCTGCCGCTTTGGAAGCTGGAAGTACTCGTCAAGAAAGACGGATCGGGCCTTGCGTGGGCCAAGCGGGGGCTGCTCTCCCGGGCCGGCGAACAGGTGCGCCCGATCCTGCTCGGGATCCGCGACGGCGTCGCGCACTACGCGGTCGACGTCTCGGCGCTTGCCGAGCCCGCCCGCGAGCTCGGCCTCCTCGAGGTCGCCCACTTCATCGACGTGCGCGCGGTAGCCGGCCAGCTTGCCTCCGCCGACAGCGCCATCGTCGCCCAGGCGCGTTCGCTGGTCGATTGGCACGCCACCCATCCGTTCTGCGCCCGCTGCGGCGCCGCGACCACGGTCGCCCAAGGGGGTGCGATGCGTGTGTGCGACCGCTGCCGCGCCGAACATTTTCCGCGCGTCAATCCCGTCGTCATCATGCTCGTCGTCCGTGGCGACCATTGCCTCCTTGGCCGCCAGGCAGCATGGCCGCGCGGAATGTACTCGACGCTGGCCGGTTTCGTCGAGACCGGCGAGACCATTGAGGAGGCGGTGCGCCGCGAGGTACGCGAGGAGTCGGGCATCGAGGTCGGCAGCGTGCGCTATCACTCGTCGCAGCCGTGGCCTTTTCCTTCGTCGCTGATGATCGGCTGCGTCGCCGAGGCGACCAGCGAGGACGTGCGCATCGATTCACACGAGATCGAGGACGCGCGCTGGTTCTCGCGCGCGACGATCGAGCGCGTCTGTCGCGGAGAAAGCGACGAATCGGGATTGATGCTGCCTCCAGTGCTCGCGATCGGGCGCCGCCTCTGCGACGACTGGGCGGGACTGACCGAGTGA
- a CDS encoding PAS domain S-box protein, giving the protein MVERRIDEFRERLDAHSDPAGVLTSLIENTPAPLALYSPDGHCVRVNPAYCELFGSEPNPALELSDDEVLGPSGVLFWLRRAFSGETITTPSFWYERSKLAILDGRRRVALTARGFPLRDREGNIEFVAIAFRDETDALLLAERRRIEAEEPRRLIDEIQRADLERRTNEEQFRAVFEQIADGVMLTDDSGRVLDINPSGCRIFGRRVQDIVGSRYWEHIGDVAESRPLSEKLLEEGTLIAEVQVWRADGQLRDLELRSVSNFLPHRHLTTFLDVTERNAALRELQRSEAHLIASQRIAHVGSWEFELNGSLEDLDSNVLRCSEECLRIFGLDPSTPVTPGLSMEFVHPDDKTGLLAALSRAIRTRTVYSNEHRIVRPDGSERVVHARGEIVEDATDDSDSGGRRRLRLIGTTQDVTERSRARGEIQRLNSELERRVADRTSQLEAANRDLEAFSYSVSHDLRAPLRAINGYAQILLVEQPGHFDETGKLALERIEASARRMDGLIDGLLALSRLGRRPTEIGRIAARPIVDEALEELGIGAATGELEIRIGDLPECEADPALLRQVFVNLIGNAAKFSRGRSPALIEIDCRHVGGEKVWSVTDNGIGFEMSQASRLFGVFERLLSAETYEGTGLGLAIVDRIVKRHGGRVWVESMPDRGASFYFTL; this is encoded by the coding sequence ATGGTCGAACGCCGCATCGACGAGTTCCGGGAGCGCCTGGACGCTCATTCCGACCCCGCCGGCGTGCTGACGAGCCTCATCGAGAACACGCCAGCTCCCCTTGCCCTGTACAGCCCCGACGGCCACTGCGTCCGCGTCAATCCTGCGTACTGCGAACTGTTCGGCTCCGAGCCCAACCCTGCGCTCGAGCTTTCGGACGACGAAGTGCTCGGCCCCAGCGGAGTGCTGTTCTGGCTTCGCCGCGCGTTCTCGGGCGAGACGATCACGACGCCGAGCTTCTGGTACGAGCGCTCGAAGCTTGCGATCCTCGACGGGCGTCGCCGGGTCGCGCTGACGGCGCGCGGGTTCCCGCTGCGCGATCGCGAAGGCAACATCGAGTTCGTCGCGATCGCGTTTCGCGACGAAACCGACGCGTTGCTGCTGGCCGAGCGCCGCCGCATCGAGGCCGAAGAGCCGCGCCGCCTGATCGACGAGATCCAGCGCGCCGATCTCGAACGGCGCACCAACGAAGAACAGTTCCGCGCAGTGTTCGAGCAGATCGCCGACGGTGTGATGCTGACGGACGACTCGGGCCGCGTGCTCGACATCAATCCATCGGGATGTCGCATCTTCGGTCGCCGCGTCCAGGATATCGTCGGCTCGCGCTACTGGGAGCACATCGGCGACGTCGCCGAATCGCGGCCGCTCAGCGAGAAGCTGCTCGAAGAAGGGACGCTGATCGCCGAAGTGCAGGTGTGGCGTGCCGACGGGCAGCTTCGCGATCTCGAGCTGAGGTCGGTCTCGAATTTCCTGCCGCACCGCCACCTGACGACGTTCCTCGACGTCACCGAGCGCAACGCGGCGCTTCGCGAACTGCAACGCAGCGAAGCGCACCTGATCGCATCGCAGCGCATCGCGCACGTCGGAAGCTGGGAATTCGAGCTTAACGGCTCGCTCGAGGACCTGGATTCGAACGTGCTCCGCTGCTCGGAAGAATGCCTGCGCATTTTCGGGCTGGACCCTTCCACTCCGGTCACGCCCGGGCTGTCGATGGAGTTCGTGCACCCGGACGACAAGACCGGCCTCCTCGCCGCGCTGAGCAGGGCGATCCGCACGCGCACCGTCTATTCGAACGAGCACCGCATCGTCCGTCCCGACGGCAGCGAGCGTGTCGTGCACGCGCGCGGCGAGATCGTCGAGGATGCGACGGACGACTCCGACAGCGGTGGGCGCCGGCGCCTGCGCCTGATCGGGACGACGCAGGACGTCACCGAGCGAAGCCGCGCCCGCGGCGAGATCCAGCGCCTCAACAGCGAGCTCGAGCGCCGCGTCGCCGACCGCACTTCCCAGCTCGAGGCGGCCAACCGCGACCTCGAGGCGTTCTCGTATTCCGTCTCGCACGACTTGCGCGCCCCGCTGCGGGCGATCAATGGGTACGCGCAGATCCTGCTCGTCGAGCAGCCGGGCCATTTCGATGAAACGGGAAAGCTCGCGCTCGAACGGATCGAGGCGTCCGCCCGAAGGATGGACGGACTGATCGACGGACTGCTCGCGCTGTCGCGACTCGGGCGGCGCCCGACCGAGATCGGGCGCATCGCCGCCCGTCCGATCGTCGACGAAGCGCTCGAGGAGCTCGGCATCGGCGCCGCAACCGGCGAGCTGGAGATCCGCATCGGCGATCTTCCCGAATGCGAGGCCGACCCCGCGCTGCTGCGGCAGGTGTTCGTCAACCTGATCGGCAACGCGGCCAAGTTCAGCCGTGGCCGCAGTCCGGCGCTGATCGAGATCGACTGCCGCCACGTCGGCGGCGAGAAAGTCTGGAGCGTGACGGACAACGGCATCGGCTTCGAGATGAGCCAGGCCTCCAGGCTGTTCGGCGTGTTCGAGCGGCTGCTGTCGGCGGAGACTTACGAAGGAACCGGGCTCGGTCTTGCGATCGTCGACCGCATCGTCAAGCGGCACGGCGGAAGAGTGTGGGTGGAGTCGATGCCGGATCGGGGAGCGTCGTTCTACTTCACGCTGTAG